The Gehongia tenuis sequence CATTTCGTTTTGGTCAGCTTGCGGGATTCCCGCACAAAGATATTCTTGCCGTTGCCGTCTTTGCTGGATACGGACTTGATCTCAAAGGCGTTGAGGGAGCTGATGAACCGGGTCAGCTTCTTGAAGCCATAGTTGCGCACGTCAAAATCGGGGTAGCGCTTGATAAGAATGTTGCCGATGTTGCTCACGCTGGTCCAGCCGTCATCGTCGGAGGTCTCGTCCACGATGGTGCGCATGGCCTTGCGGATGGCGTCGAGGGGGATGCGCTCCGAGGCGTAGGCCGCGTCCTCGGTGGGGGCGGCGCACTCGGTGGCCTGAGCCAGCACCTCCAGGTATTTAAACTTGTTGCAGGCGGCCACGAAGGGGCTGGGCGTTTTCTTCTCGCCCATGCCGACGACCACCTTGCCCGCCTCCCGTAGCCGGGACGCCAGGCGGGTGAAGTCACTGTCGCTGGATACGATGCAAAACCCCTCCACATTGCCGGTGTAGAGGATGTCCATGGCGTCGATGATCATGGCCGAATCGGTGGCGTTCTTGCCGGTGGTGTAGCCGTACTGCTGGATGGGGGTGATGGAGTGCTCGAGGAGCACGCTCTTCCAGGAACCCAGGGCCGGCTTGGTCCAATCGCCATAGATGCGCTTATAGGTGATGACGCCATCGTTGGACAGCTCGTCCAGGATGAACTTGATGTATTTTTCCGAAACATTGTCCGCGTCGATGAGCACGGCAAAACGGTTGTCGTTGGACATAGAGCACCTCAAATCATAGTTTGTCCCTTCCATATTATGCCTCAAAACGGCTTTCGTCAATGCTGAAAGGCAAAGTGCGGCAAAACCGGGGGCAGAGCCAAATCAGCGAACACCTACCTGCATTTTTCCGCGGCAAACTTTTTTGTTATTCTGATTGTATATGCTAAGACTGATTTCTATGAACGAAAACTGCTCATTGATTGCAGTGATTTCACCGCGCAGCACAAGCCCGTCGCCCACCAGCACCGGAGCCACGAACTTGACTTCCACTGAGTGAATTAGGCTGCGTTCCCCGGGAAGGTAAACACCTGCCAATGTCGATAAAAATGAAGCCGTCAGCATTCCATAGACGACACGCTCGGCAAATCCGTGTTCATTTGCGTAGGCTGTATCGCGGTGCAGAGGATTCTCGTCCCCAGTAATTTCCCGAAACTGGTCCATCATTTTTGGGGTTATGGAAAAGGACAGCTCCTGCTTCATTCCCAGGGATAGATCCTTCAGCTGATAATGGTTCAAGACAGTTTCCTCCATGTCTTCAGTACTCGGTCGGCTATTGCCTCAGCATCGAGGCCGTTCATCCGATACATTTGTTTCAATGTGCCGTATCCCTGAGAGAACACACCGGCTAAACCAATCCGGCAAAGCACCGCATGTTCAGGAAGCTCGCACAAAACTTCGGCAACGGCACTGCCCAGTCCGCCCGTGATGCTATGCTCTTCCACCGTTGCCAGCAGACGTACTTTCGCCGCAAGTTTTAAAACGGTCTCACTGTCAAAAGGCTTGATGGAGGAAAAAACATAGACGGCAGTTGAAATGCCGAGTGTTGTCAGCTTTTGCGCCGCGGCCAGGGCCTGTTCGGCAATGCTGCCCGTGGTAATGATTGCCGCATCGGTGCCATCCGCGATTTGCTGCGCCTGATAGGGATATCCGCTGCGGGACGCCGGGAAAAAATCCTTTTCTCCGTTCATCCCCATTCGAATATATACAGGCCCCTCAATTTTGTATGCCTCGGCCACAGCAGCCTCCACCTCGGCCGGCGAAGCGGGTGACAGAATGGTCAAGTTGGGCAATGCCCGTAGATTTGCCAAATCTTCCGTCGCATGATGAGTTGAACCCAGATTGCTGATGGACATACCGCCGCCGCTTGCGACCAATTTTACATTTCTGCATGGGAAGCATACATCATCACGGATGAACTCGTATGCACGATAGGCAAGAAAGGAGCCGGCCGTCAGAACGAAGGGAATATAACCACAGGTTGATAATCCGGCGCCCATAGCCACCATATTTTGTTCAGCAATACCAACGTTGAAAAAACGTTCTGGGAAATCACGCTGAAACAGCCAATCATAATCGGTGCCGTTATCCGCAAGGACGGAGACCACACGGTCATCTTCCTGGGCAAGTTTATTCAGCGCATTGATATATGCTCTTTGCATGATCAACTTCCTCCTGACTTATGTCCAATTCAGCCATAAATGTCTTGAGTTCCTTTTTCCCCGGCATGCGATAATGCCAGACAGGGTTATTTTCCATGATCGATACACCCTTGCCCTTGACAGTTTTTGCAACAATCGCAAGCGGCTTGTCCTCGTGGGACCGTCTGTGGGACAAGATCTGAGTCAACGCTTCTAGATCGTGACCGTCGACACTCACAACATCCCATCCGAAACTACGCCATTTATCCTCCCACGACGATATGCCGGCAATTTCGCTGACGGTGGCCATTTTCTGTAAACCGTTGACATCGACGATGGCGATGAGCCTGCCCAGTTTTAAGGCGGAAGCAGCAATAACCGCTTCCCAAACGCTGCCTTCCTCACATTCGCCGTCGCCCAGCAAAACAAATGTCTCAAAATCTGCATGGGACATTTTGCTGGCAAGCGCCGTGCCCACGCCAAAAGACAGGCCGTGTCCCAGTGAACCGGTGGGGGTTTCAATACCTGGAATACTTTCACCGGAAGGTTCGCCGCCGAGAACGGAGTGAGGCTTGGCATACCCCGACAAAACATCTTCTCCAAAAAACCCCACATGTGACAAAACCGTATAACAAGCGAGCGCCGCGTGCCCCTTACTGAGGATCAGTCTGTCACGATCGGCCCACAATGGTTCATTGCAGCGAAAATTCATAGTCTTTCTAGCATAAAGGGTATACAGGATCTCGAGAGAAGAAAATGAAGACGCCAAATGACCGCCGCCGCCTGCGCAGGCTGTCAAAAAAATCTTTTTGCGCAATCCGCGCAGAATATCTGCTTCGTTCATTGCTCTGCCTCCTTGGTGATATTATTGGTGATGCAATATTCGCTTATGAAGTTTGTTTCCGCTTCTTGATAGATTCGATAATCTTCTTCCCACGAAGAGAATGCAGGATCCCCCCGGTGATCGGGAAGTTCGAAATTGTCATGAATATATTTTGACACAAAATCGGTGTATTTAATAGCGCCAAAAATATTCACATGATTTTTATCGTATAGATCCATGTCAGCATCCAATCCGATTTCCTCATAATAGTCATTGGTATCCAGAAAATCGTAGCCATATGATCCAATAAGATCTTCAACCGAATTGTATAGGGCCTTCACGCTGCTGTCTTTTTCAGAAAACGCATTGACCAAAAATAAAGCGTTCAAATTTTCAGCTTTGCAATAATCCAATAAATCCCGCAGGGTGCTTTCCAGTTCAGGCGTTAATTCGCAGCGCTCGGTTACCATGGAATAATCCGTCAAAGTTTGAGGCACAGGCGGCGAATTATAAAAATAAAAGCCTTTCATATGCCGTGCATATAGATTTTCCTGGGGACGATAGGAATATCGGTCGATTTCACGCCAGTTTCCATGATAGTAGATCAGATCTAAATACATTGAAGCTGTGTTTTTAGGCACCAGTCCATTTTTTTCGATACTGTAATGAACCATATTGATTCGGTTCAAAGAATAAGGCATGGCATCCGTATAAATCCGGACATATTCTTCTGAATAAAATGAGGGGTTATGCTGCATGATTTCTGCGGCCCGCAGATCAATAACGTACAGTTTGGCTGTCTCATGCCTGCGGGACTCTTCAATTAGATATTTAATCACCGAAGGCGACATGGAATCGCCGGAATAGTTGAAGGAAGTATAGCCGTACTCATTCCAAGCACGCATGGGAATCCAGTAAATATATGTGGAACTTCCGCCAATGCATACGGCATCGATGGGCGTTGTGTGTTGTTCATAGCCATTTTTATTCTTTTTAAAGGCATCGTGTTGACGGCGGACTACGTAGGAAACGGATGCAAATAGAACGGAAAAAATAACGGTAAATATAATAACGTGAATCAGCCAACGACCTTTTTTGGGAGTAGATTCCATGAATGACATGTCCTTTCGTTTTAAAACTGCTTATAGATAAAGCCAGCTTCGTTGTATCCCGGACCATAGATGCCGAAGATCAACACCACAAAGATACCTGTCAGCAGGACAAGATACTGAAAAACAATATTTTGCCGGCTCAAGGCGTTGCGGAGCTGTTTGCCCTGCTCATGCAGGATGCCAACACAGACCAAAACCAAGAATCCGACTGCCAATATGAAAAAGTCGTAGATATCAAGCCCCATATTGAGCA is a genomic window containing:
- a CDS encoding NYN domain-containing protein translates to MSNDNRFAVLIDADNVSEKYIKFILDELSNDGVITYKRIYGDWTKPALGSWKSVLLEHSITPIQQYGYTTGKNATDSAMIIDAMDILYTGNVEGFCIVSSDSDFTRLASRLREAGKVVVGMGEKKTPSPFVAACNKFKYLEVLAQATECAAPTEDAAYASERIPLDAIRKAMRTIVDETSDDDGWTSVSNIGNILIKRYPDFDVRNYGFKKLTRFISSLNAFEIKSVSSKDGNGKNIFVRESRKLTKTK
- a CDS encoding MaoC/PaaZ C-terminal domain-containing protein, translating into MNHYQLKDLSLGMKQELSFSITPKMMDQFREITGDENPLHRDTAYANEHGFAERVVYGMLTASFLSTLAGVYLPGERSLIHSVEVKFVAPVLVGDGLVLRGEITAINEQFSFIEISLSIYNQNNKKVCRGKMQVGVR
- a CDS encoding transketolase family protein, translated to MQRAYINALNKLAQEDDRVVSVLADNGTDYDWLFQRDFPERFFNVGIAEQNMVAMGAGLSTCGYIPFVLTAGSFLAYRAYEFIRDDVCFPCRNVKLVASGGGMSISNLGSTHHATEDLANLRALPNLTILSPASPAEVEAAVAEAYKIEGPVYIRMGMNGEKDFFPASRSGYPYQAQQIADGTDAAIITTGSIAEQALAAAQKLTTLGISTAVYVFSSIKPFDSETVLKLAAKVRLLATVEEHSITGGLGSAVAEVLCELPEHAVLCRIGLAGVFSQGYGTLKQMYRMNGLDAEAIADRVLKTWRKLS
- a CDS encoding transketolase, with amino-acid sequence MNEADILRGLRKKIFLTACAGGGGHLASSFSSLEILYTLYARKTMNFRCNEPLWADRDRLILSKGHAALACYTVLSHVGFFGEDVLSGYAKPHSVLGGEPSGESIPGIETPTGSLGHGLSFGVGTALASKMSHADFETFVLLGDGECEEGSVWEAVIAASALKLGRLIAIVDVNGLQKMATVSEIAGISSWEDKWRSFGWDVVSVDGHDLEALTQILSHRRSHEDKPLAIVAKTVKGKGVSIMENNPVWHYRMPGKKELKTFMAELDISQEEVDHAKSIYQCAE